One genomic region from Terriglobales bacterium encodes:
- the uraH gene encoding hydroxyisourate hydrolase, whose product MSRITTHVLDIAAGRPAPNISVHLAQYVTASADWKQLGLATTDADGRVRNLLPDGQLLEPGLYRLQFDTSGVSEFFPQISIQFRVANADQHYHVPLLLSPYGYSTYRGS is encoded by the coding sequence ATGAGCCGCATTACCACTCACGTGCTGGACATCGCTGCCGGACGCCCCGCGCCCAATATTTCCGTCCATCTGGCGCAATATGTCACGGCTTCGGCTGATTGGAAGCAGCTAGGTTTAGCCACGACCGACGCTGATGGCCGCGTCCGCAACCTTCTGCCTGACGGGCAGCTTTTGGAACCCGGCCTGTATCGCCTGCAGTTTGATACCTCAGGGGTCTCCGAGTTCTTCCCACAGATCTCGATCCAATTCCGCGTTGCTAATGCGGATCAGCACTATCATGTGCCACTGCTGCTCAGCCCTTACGGCTACTCCA